The DNA segment GATCTACCTGGGGGAAACCGTGTGCTCCAAACGCCGCGCGTTCAACCTCGATCAATGGTTGGGCCTGGGCCGCGAATTGCGCTCGGCGGGTAACGCGCAAATCGTGCTGTCGAGCCTGACTCTGATCGAGGCCGCGTCGGAGCTGTCGAGCCTGCGTCGCCTATGTGACAACGGCGAGGTGTTGGTGGAAGCCAATGACATGGGCGCCGTGCAACTGCTCGCCGAACGCAAGCTGCCCTTTGTCGGCGGCCCGGCGCTGAATCTGTATAACGGCCACGCTCTCGTGCAATTGCTGGATGCGGGGATGATGCGCTGGGTGCCGCCGGTGGAATGTTCGGCCGCACTGATTGGCGATGTGCTGGAGCAGGTGCGTGAACTGGGCCGGCCGTTGCCTGAAGTCGAAGTGTTCGCCTATGGGCATCTGCCCCTGGCCTATTCGGCGCGCTGCTTTACGGCGCGGGCGGAAAACCGGCCCAAGGATGACTGCCAGTTCTGCTGCCTCAACTACCCGGATGGCATGGCCTTGACCAGCCAGGAAGGGCAGGCGCTGTTTACGTTAAATGGCATCCAGACCATGTCGGCGGATGTCACCAACCTGTTGGCCGACTATCCCGGGCTGGTCAGTTGCGGCGCCGACCTGCTGCGCCTGAGCCCACGGGCCCAGGGCATGGTGGGCATCGTCGAAGCCTTTGACCGGGTCCGCCAGGGGGCCACGCCGCCGTTGTTTGTCGAAGGTTGCAATGGCTACTGGCACGGCCAGGCCGGGATGTTGCGGGTCGAGGAGGTGGGGCTGTGCTGAATCGCAAACAATGGCTGCTCAAGGGCGCCGACCGCTTACTGCCGCTGATGCGCAAGGTGCCCTTTGTGGTGCAGCGCCTGGCGTTGCAACAGGCGCTGAATCGCTGCCTGGCCGAACCTTTGCGCGATGGCGGTTTTGAACTGCTGCGTGGGCGCTGGATGTGCCTGCGCATTCCCGACCTGGGCTTGCGCTGGTACCTGACCCTGGGCCGGGACGGACTGCGCATTGCCGAAAAGGCCGAGGCGCAGGTGACCATCAGCGGCAACTGGCGCGAGTTCCTGTTATTGGCCAGCCGTCAGGAAGATCCGGACACCTTGTTCTTTCGTCGGCGGTTGGTGATCGAAGGGGATACGGAGTTGGGGCTGGGCCTGAAGAACCTGATCGACAGCCTCGACCCGGATGTGCTGCCGCCCTGGTTGTGGCGCAATCTGGAGCGGGCCGGTAAAGGCCTGGCGGCGTGAGATAGCGCTGGCGCAGATCCCCTGTGGGAGCGGGCTTGCTCGCGAAAGCGGTGGGTCAGTCAACATCAATGTTGGCTGGGCCGACGTCTTCGCGGCGATGCGGCGATCCGACAAGCCCGCTCCCACATTTGATCTTCACTGCTTTGAGCATTGCGTTCGCTTAACTGACCGGCTTTAGGGCAAGCCCACTCCCACATTGGGAACATGCCGGGTTCAAAAAAGCTGGGCTATTGCTCCATGGCCTGCAGGATCGCATGGGCCGCTTTCACCCGCTCGGCATTGGGGTAGTTCTTGTTCGCCAGGATCACTACGCCGATGCCTCTGCTCGGCACATAAGCGATATAGGCGCCAAAGCCACCGGTCGAGCCGGTTTTGTTTACCAGGGTGTTGGCGCGCAGCGGCTGGGCGGGTTTCAGCCAGGTGACCGGGTGCGGCTCCGTGGCCATGAGCGTCGAATTACCGGCGAGCAGTTCGTCAACACTCAGCGGGTAAGGGTACATCTCCCATCCCAGGCCCTGGGTGGTGTTGCCCACGGTGTAATAGCCGGTATGGGTGGCGGCGATGGCCTGTTGCAACGGTTGTTCCAACGGCGTCGGGTCCATGTTCAGCGCCATGTAGCGGGCCAGGTCCGCCGGGCTGGTCTTCACCCCGTAGGCTTCGCTGTCCAGCGCCCCCGGGCTGACACGCAACGGCTTGCCGGCCTTGTCGTAGCCCTGGGCATACAGACCCATTTGCGCCTTGGGCACTGTGAGATAGGTGTGCTGGAGGCCGAGCTTGGGCAACAGGGTCTTTTCCATGGCCACATCGAACGGTTGCTGAAGGCTCTGCGCCGCCAGGTAGCCGAACAGGCCCAGGCTGGGGTTGGAGTACTGGCGGTGGGTGCCAGGGGGAAAAGTGGCTTTCCAGTGCTGGAAGTAGCCGATCATTTGCTGTGCATTGTCCGCCTTGCTGGGGAACTGCAACGGCAGCCCGCCAGCGGTGTAGGTGCCCAGGTTGAGCACGCTGATGTGATCGAACAGGCTGCCGCGCAAGGCTGGCAGGTAGTGGCTGGCCGGCTCCGCGAGCTGCAGCTTGCCAGTGGCCTGGGCATAGCCGGCCAGGGTGGCGGTGAAGGTCTTGCTCACCGAGCCGATCTCGAACAGGGTGTTCTCGCTGACGGGTTGCTGGTTGTCTTTGGTGGCAATACCGTAGTTAAAGTATCGGGCCTTGCCATCTTGCACGATGGCGACCGCCAGGCCGGGAATTGCCTGCTGCTGCATCAGCGGCTTGACGGTGGCGTCTACCACCTGACGCAGGTCGGCAGCGGCCATGCAGTTGCCGGCACCGAGCAATAGGCTGAGAATCGTGACGTTGCGCACATGTTGGTACATGATGTGGTCGCTTCCTTGAGGAGGGTCGGGTTAATCACTGCCTGCGCAGGCGCCGCCAAGATAGGCAGTTTGCCGGCCCCGGACAACCGATGATATCTCGCCCCAGTCATTAGAAAAATTTGGCCTTAGACCATGCTGCGTTCCCATTTACCCCTTAATGCATTGCGTGCTTTCGAAGCCTCCGCCCGGCATTTGAGCTTTACCCGGGCGGCCATCGAGCTGTGCGTGACCCAGGCGGCGGTCAGCCATCAGGTCAAGAGCCTGGAGGTACAACTCAACGTCATCCTGTTCAAGCGCCTGCCCCGTGGCCTGATGCTCACCCGCGAGGGCGAGACGCTGCTGCCGGTGCTGCGCGAGTCCTTTGACCGTATCGCCCAGACCCTCGGCCAGTTCCAGGCCGGGCATTACCGTGAGGTGCTCACGGTGGGGGCGGTGGGCACGTTTGCGGTGGGCTGGCTGCTACCGCGCCTGGCGGATTTCCAGGCGCGCTGCCCGTTTATCGATCTGCGGTTGTCGACCCATAACAACCGCGTGGACGTGGCGGCCGAGGGCCTGGATTACGCGATCCGCTTCGGCGCTGGCGCCTGGCATGGCACCCATGCCTGTGAGTTGCTGGAGGCGCCGCTGACGGTGTTGTGCGTGCCGGCGATTGCCCGCCAGTTGCAAGGCCCGGACGATGTGTTGAAGCACACATTGCTGCGCTCTTACCGGGCGGATGAATGGAACCTCTGGTTCCAGGCCGCAGGCTTGCCCGCCGACACCCTGGTGCCGCGCAGTATCGTGTTCGATTCGTCCCTGGCGATGATGGAAGCGGCGTTGCAGGGCAGTGGCGTGGCGCTGGCGCCGGCGATGATGTTCTCGCGGCAATTGGCCCAGGACGTGATCCGCCAGCCCTTCGATGTAGGCATCAGCACCGGCAGCTACTGGCTGACGCGCCTGCAGTCACGCGCCGAAACCCCGGCGATGCTGGCATTCAAGCAATGGCTGTTGGAGCAGGTGAAGGGCCTGTAGGCGCCTGGCTTGCTGGTGTCGGTGGCTTCTCGGACGCCATCGCAGGCAAGCCAGCTCCCACATTTGAATTGTGATGCGGCGCAAATGTGTGTCCGGCAAAAGTCCCCTGTGGGAGCGGGCTTGCCCGCGATGGCGATGGTTCAGGCGCTATTTTTGGTGGCTGGTATACCGCCATCGCAGGCAAGCCAGCTCCCACATTTGAATTGTGATGCGGCGCAAATGTGTGCCCGGCAAAGATCCCTTGTGGGAGCGGGCTTGCCCGCGATGGCGTCCGAGAAACCACCGCCGCAATTACACGAGGTATTTACGGAACCAGCCCAAGGTACGCTCCCAGGCCAGGTTCGCCGCAGCATCGTCGTAGCGCGGGGTCGAGTCGTTGTGGAAACCGTGGTTGGCACCTTTGTAGATATACGCTTCATAGGTCGTGCCAGCGGCCTTCAACGCCGCCTCATAGGCCGGCCAGCCTTCGTTGATCCGCGTGTCCAACTCGCCGAAATGCAACATGATCGGTGCCTTGATCTTCGGTACATCCTTGGCCTCGGGTTGGCGTCCATAGAACGACACCGCCGCGCCCAGTTCCGGGTAGGCCACGGCCGCCGCATTGGTCACGCCTCCGCCATAGCAGAAGCCGGTGATGCCCACCTTGCCGGTGCTGGCGTCATGGTTCATCAGCCACTCAATGGCGGCAAAGAAGTCATTCATCAGCTTGGTCGGATCGACGGTCTGTTGCAGTGCCACGCCTTTTTCATCATTGCCGGGATAGCCGCCCACCGAGGTCAGGCCATCGGGTGCCAGGGCGATAAACCCGGCCTTGCCCAGGCGCCGTGCGACATCTTCGATATAGGGGTTGAGCCCACGGTTTTCGTGGACCACCACCACCGCCGGGAGCTTGCCGCTGGCCTTTGCCGGACGCACCAGGTAACCACGCACCTGGCCGTTGCCCTTGGGCGAAGGGTAGGTGACGTAGTCGGCAACGATGTCCGGGTCGGTGAACTTCACCTGTTCGGCCAGGGCGTAGTTGGGGCTCAGGGAGGCCAGCAGCGCCGAGGCGGTCAGGCCGCCAAAGGTGAACAGGGCCGCGCGGTCGAGAAACTCGCGACGGTTGATCTTGCCGTGGGCATAGCCGTCGTAGAGTTCCAGCAGTTCGGGGGCAAAGTCTTTGGCGGTCAGGCGCGTCATCGTCAGGTTCCTTTTTTCGGCACGTGGCGTTGAATGTAGACCATTCTCAGGCGGGCCGGCCATGGGCCGACGCCGCCAACTGCCCGGTATCGACGCGCACGAAGATCGAGTCGCCAATCGCCGTCAGCACATCGCCTGCGTACACCTCACAGACCACGCGGCTTTTGCGCCCGACCTCGCCCTCGACCCTGGCGCGCAGGGTCAGTGGCACGCCCATGGGGGTGGGCTTGATAAATTTGATGCCCAGGTTGCCGGTCACGCAGTCGATACGCGGCGCCTCCCCAGGTTCGCGCTGCTCGGCACGGTAGTGATAGGCCATGGCGGTCCAGTTGGAATGGCAATCCACCAGCATTGCAATCAGGCCACCGTAGACCAGGTCGGGCCAGCCGCAATACTGGGCGGCGGGCAGGTGCTCGGCGACGATATGCACGCCGTCTTCATCCCAGCGGCTTTTGATCTGCAGCCCGTGGGCATTGCGTGGGCCGCAGCCGTAACAGACGCCGTCCGGCGCGGTGGTGTCTTGCAGGGAAGGGCTGTGCATCGTGGATCCTTATTGTTTTTGGCCAATCCATGAGCCTAATGGCGCAGCCCCCTAACGCGCAAACTTCTTCGCCCCGGCCACACAGGCAATCACCGCGCCAGTCACCGCCAGCATGCCCAGGCTCACCTGTTCATGCAGCAGGCCGGCCGCCAGCGCCAGGCCGAAAAAAGGTTGCAGCAACTGCAACTGACCGACCGCCGCGATACCGCCCTGGGCCAAGCCGCGATACCAGAATACAAAGCCGATCAACATGCTGAACAGCGCCACATAACCCAGGCTCAGCCACGCCGGCAGGCTGATCCCGCTGAAGGAGGCGGGGGCCAGGAGCAAGGTCAGGGGCGCCACCACCGGCAGCGACACCACCAGCGCCCAGCAGATCACCTGCCAGCCGCCGAGGGTGCGTGACAGCGTGGCCCCTTCGGCATAACCCAGCCCGCACACCAGCACCGCCAACAGCATCAGCAGGTCGCCGGCGGGGGCGGCGCTCAGGCCCTGGGTCAGGGCATAGCCCATCACCAGCAGGCTGCCGAGGATCGAAAACAGCCAGAATACCGGGCGCGGTCGCTCGCCGCCGCGCAGTACGCCAAACACTGCGGTGGCCAGGGGCAGCAGGCCGATGAATACGATGGAATGGGCCGACGTCACGTACTGCAAGGCCAGTGCGGTCAGCAGCGGAAAACCGATCACCACACCGAGGGCAACAATCAGCAACGGCCGCCACTGGTGGCGTGCGGGGCGTTGTTCCCGGAACAGCCACAACAGGCACAGGCCCAGCACGGCGGCGATGCTCGCCCTGGCCACGGTGAGAAATACCGGCTCGAACTCCAGCACCGCCACGCGGGTGGCGGGCAGCGAGCCGCTGAAAATCAGCACGCCGATCAAGCCATTGATCCAACCGCTGCGACTGTGCGCGGGGGTGATAATCCGAGAGGTCTGTTCCATGCAGGGTGTGCTCGTAGGGGGCGGGGTTGCGTTTGGCGCATCCTAGGGCTGAAGATTGGGACAATCAAAAAATTGTCATGGATACATCGCCTATGCCTCGTGCCCGTTACAAGTCGTTGGTGGATGCCTTTGCCCGGGATATCCGCGCTGGAACCCTGGTGCCCGGCACCCGCCTGCCCACCCACCGCCAACTGGCGGCCAGCCATGGCCTGGCTCTGGTCACGGCCAGCCGGGTGTATAGCGAGCTGGAGGCCATGGGCCTGGTCAGCGGCGAGACCGGGCGCGGCACCTTTGTGCGGGAAATTGCCCTGGCGCCCGGGCAGGGCATTGGTCAGATGGCGGTGGCGGCGGGCATGCTCGATTTGAACTTCAACTACCCGTCCTTGCCGGGCCAGGCCGACCTGCTGCGCACCGCCTTGCGCCAGTTGGCGTTGTCCGGCGACCTGGAAGCGCTGCTGCGTTACCAGCCCCATGCCGGGCGCCCCCACGAGCGGGCGGCCATGGCGCGGCACCTGCTGCACCGTGGTCTGAGCGTGGCGGCCGAGCAGGTGCTGGTGGTCGGCGGGGCCCAGCATGGCTTGGCGGTGAGCATGATGGCATTGCTCAAGCCGGGCGATGTGGTGGCGGTGGATGCGTTGACCTATTCCGGTTTCAAGGTGCTGGCCGAGGCCCTGCACCTGGAGATCGTCGCCATCGCGGTTACGCCGCACGGGCCGGATCTGGCCGCGCTGCGCCAGGTCTGTCGCCGGCGCCCGGTGCGCGCGGTGTACTGCATGCCGACCCTGCACAACCCCCTGGGCTGGGTACTGGGGCTCGAGCAGCGTGAGGAACTGGTACGCATCGCCCGCGAACATGGGCTGATCCTCATCGAAGACGCCGCCTATGCCTTCCTCGCCGAACACGCGCCGCCACCGCTGGCGCAGCTGGCGCCGGAACGCACCGTGTATGTGGGCGGGCTGTCGAAGAGCGTCGCCACCGGCCTGCGTGTGGGCTTCGTCGCAGCGCCCCTGGAATGGGTGCCGGCGCTGGAGCGCACGCTCATGGCCACGGTGTGGAATGCCCCCGGGGTGATGACGGCCATCGCGGTAGGCTGGATCGAGGACGGCACGGTCGTACAGCTGGAGGCGCAAAAACGCCAGGACGCCCGGGCCCGCCAGGCGCTGGCGACCGAGGTGCTGGCCGGGCTGGCGTACATCAGCCATCCCGCCTCGTACTTTCTCTGGTTGCCTCTGGGGGAGGAGGTGCGCGCGGACCAGGTCACCATGGCCCTGGCGCGGGAGGGGATTTCAGTGTCCACCGCCGAGCCGTTTTCGGTGTCGGGGCAGGTGCCCCATGCGATCCGGCTGGCGCTGGGCTCGGTGGATAAGGGGGCGTTGCGCGCGGCATTGCTCAAGGTGCGGCGGGTGGTCGAATGACCATCCGCCGAGTGAGGGCTCAGCCGTCGATCCAGGAATGCTCAGCACCCACCTTGATGTTGAATTTGTGAAACAGCGGGAGGTAGTGTTCCTTCATTTCCTTGATCCTCACACCCAGCAGGTTGGATGGAACAATGCCCTTGCTCACGTAAAACTCGCGTAGACCGTCTTCGATATTGACGCTCGGTCCGGATGAAACAACTTTGTTGTCGACGACTTTTGATTCTTTGGCAATGCCGTCAAACCCTAGGTCGTACATGTCGGGTCGTTTCGCTTTAAGTATGTCATTGAACAGGTTGGGCCCTACCGTCTCAAAGATCTTGCGCTCATAGGCATTGAATTCGGGGGTGAATTGGACCCGTCCATTGGGGCCCCTGGAAACCGTGGGCCGATTGGCGGCGAAATACGACTTGTTGGCGGAAAAACGTTGGTTCATTTCTGTGATCATGTCCGTCAGCACGGGATTGCCCGGCTGCGTTGCAAAGTTACTGGTGTTATAGAACGGGTTGTAGCCGGTCAGGCTATGGGCAACAGGCTTGTTAAGAAGAACGTCATTGGCGCCGGCTTTTAAAACTACATTGCCGATATCGGCTTGAATCACATCATCGGTATCAAGATAGATGCCGCCGTATTTATTCATGATCGGATAGCGTGCGACGTCCGATGCGGCGGCCAGGTTTTTCCCCTGGCCTTGGCGAAAGTAGTCGTACATTTCGCCATTTTTCAACTGTTTGAAAACCTCGTCCTCATTGAGATTCACCACCGTCAGGTCGGGAGCCTTGCTCTGCAGCTTGCTTTTTATCTGTTGGAAAATGGCTGGGTTGTCGGCATCTACGTGGAGAACAGATTGGTAGCCTGGGGCTTTCTTGGCATTGTTGGCCATGTTTTCCACCAGGTTGGTGGGGATGTCCTGGCCTGCCCAGAAATAATGCAGTTGTTTGGGTAATGGCCTCGCATCTCTCGGGACATGTATGGAGATCGGCGGGCTGACATCCACGAACTGGAATCTATGGGCGTCGATTTTCTTGGCTTTGC comes from the Pseudomonas shahriarae genome and includes:
- a CDS encoding U32 family peptidase codes for the protein MKLSLGPVLFYWDKQQLGQFYSEMASLALDVIYLGETVCSKRRAFNLDQWLGLGRELRSAGNAQIVLSSLTLIEAASELSSLRRLCDNGEVLVEANDMGAVQLLAERKLPFVGGPALNLYNGHALVQLLDAGMMRWVPPVECSAALIGDVLEQVRELGRPLPEVEVFAYGHLPLAYSARCFTARAENRPKDDCQFCCLNYPDGMALTSQEGQALFTLNGIQTMSADVTNLLADYPGLVSCGADLLRLSPRAQGMVGIVEAFDRVRQGATPPLFVEGCNGYWHGQAGMLRVEEVGLC
- the ubiT gene encoding ubiquinone anaerobic biosynthesis accessory factor UbiT, translating into MLNRKQWLLKGADRLLPLMRKVPFVVQRLALQQALNRCLAEPLRDGGFELLRGRWMCLRIPDLGLRWYLTLGRDGLRIAEKAEAQVTISGNWREFLLLASRQEDPDTLFFRRRLVIEGDTELGLGLKNLIDSLDPDVLPPWLWRNLERAGKGLAA
- the ampC gene encoding class C beta-lactamase, giving the protein MYQHVRNVTILSLLLGAGNCMAAADLRQVVDATVKPLMQQQAIPGLAVAIVQDGKARYFNYGIATKDNQQPVSENTLFEIGSVSKTFTATLAGYAQATGKLQLAEPASHYLPALRGSLFDHISVLNLGTYTAGGLPLQFPSKADNAQQMIGYFQHWKATFPPGTHRQYSNPSLGLFGYLAAQSLQQPFDVAMEKTLLPKLGLQHTYLTVPKAQMGLYAQGYDKAGKPLRVSPGALDSEAYGVKTSPADLARYMALNMDPTPLEQPLQQAIAATHTGYYTVGNTTQGLGWEMYPYPLSVDELLAGNSTLMATEPHPVTWLKPAQPLRANTLVNKTGSTGGFGAYIAYVPSRGIGVVILANKNYPNAERVKAAHAILQAMEQ
- a CDS encoding LysR family transcriptional regulator; amino-acid sequence: MLRSHLPLNALRAFEASARHLSFTRAAIELCVTQAAVSHQVKSLEVQLNVILFKRLPRGLMLTREGETLLPVLRESFDRIAQTLGQFQAGHYREVLTVGAVGTFAVGWLLPRLADFQARCPFIDLRLSTHNNRVDVAAEGLDYAIRFGAGAWHGTHACELLEAPLTVLCVPAIARQLQGPDDVLKHTLLRSYRADEWNLWFQAAGLPADTLVPRSIVFDSSLAMMEAALQGSGVALAPAMMFSRQLAQDVIRQPFDVGISTGSYWLTRLQSRAETPAMLAFKQWLLEQVKGL
- the yghX gene encoding YghX family hydrolase — protein: MTRLTAKDFAPELLELYDGYAHGKINRREFLDRAALFTFGGLTASALLASLSPNYALAEQVKFTDPDIVADYVTYPSPKGNGQVRGYLVRPAKASGKLPAVVVVHENRGLNPYIEDVARRLGKAGFIALAPDGLTSVGGYPGNDEKGVALQQTVDPTKLMNDFFAAIEWLMNHDASTGKVGITGFCYGGGVTNAAAVAYPELGAAVSFYGRQPEAKDVPKIKAPIMLHFGELDTRINEGWPAYEAALKAAGTTYEAYIYKGANHGFHNDSTPRYDDAAANLAWERTLGWFRKYLV
- a CDS encoding PaaI family thioesterase, which translates into the protein MHSPSLQDTTAPDGVCYGCGPRNAHGLQIKSRWDEDGVHIVAEHLPAAQYCGWPDLVYGGLIAMLVDCHSNWTAMAYHYRAEQREPGEAPRIDCVTGNLGIKFIKPTPMGVPLTLRARVEGEVGRKSRVVCEVYAGDVLTAIGDSIFVRVDTGQLAASAHGRPA
- a CDS encoding DMT family transporter; amino-acid sequence: MEQTSRIITPAHSRSGWINGLIGVLIFSGSLPATRVAVLEFEPVFLTVARASIAAVLGLCLLWLFREQRPARHQWRPLLIVALGVVIGFPLLTALALQYVTSAHSIVFIGLLPLATAVFGVLRGGERPRPVFWLFSILGSLLVMGYALTQGLSAAPAGDLLMLLAVLVCGLGYAEGATLSRTLGGWQVICWALVVSLPVVAPLTLLLAPASFSGISLPAWLSLGYVALFSMLIGFVFWYRGLAQGGIAAVGQLQLLQPFFGLALAAGLLHEQVSLGMLAVTGAVIACVAGAKKFAR
- a CDS encoding PLP-dependent aminotransferase family protein, which translates into the protein MPRARYKSLVDAFARDIRAGTLVPGTRLPTHRQLAASHGLALVTASRVYSELEAMGLVSGETGRGTFVREIALAPGQGIGQMAVAAGMLDLNFNYPSLPGQADLLRTALRQLALSGDLEALLRYQPHAGRPHERAAMARHLLHRGLSVAAEQVLVVGGAQHGLAVSMMALLKPGDVVAVDALTYSGFKVLAEALHLEIVAIAVTPHGPDLAALRQVCRRRPVRAVYCMPTLHNPLGWVLGLEQREELVRIAREHGLILIEDAAYAFLAEHAPPPLAQLAPERTVYVGGLSKSVATGLRVGFVAAPLEWVPALERTLMATVWNAPGVMTAIAVGWIEDGTVVQLEAQKRQDARARQALATEVLAGLAYISHPASYFLWLPLGEEVRADQVTMALAREGISVSTAEPFSVSGQVPHAIRLALGSVDKGALRAALLKVRRVVE